GTTAATAGAATCGGAACTTCCAACTATTAATGGGTTTGTTGAATGTCGCAATATGGTGGGTCAAAGTTTTTACCTAAAACCTACGGAATTAAAACAAGGCAGAACACAAATTGACGTATCTGGATTAACACCCGGTATTTACTTGATTAAAGATAGTCAAGGAAGTGTTCAAAAATTCATTAAAGGCCAATAAAAAGTGATTGGATAATTATTGCAATTGCTACCTTATGGTTTATCAATTTTAAGAACAGGCAAACAGCTTTTCTGTTTATAAGGGAGTCATTAGAATAAAAAGGAAAAGAATCAAACAAAGAAAGCTAACCGAGGAAGGTTAGCTTTCTTTGTTTAGGATAGGTTCTACTCCAAATCCCCATCCTTTAGATGGTTGAATAATGCCATGGTCAATAGAAGGAATAGGACAAGGGTTGTTATTAATTAGCCATGGCCCATCCAAATCAACAAAGTCGACCAAAGGTGATAGGCAATTGGCGGCCTGTGTAGCCAGGGAACTTTCTGTCATACTACCCAACAAGACCTTCAAATTGAGAGATTTAGCCATTTCTATCATCAACTTAGCCTCTAGAATTCCGGTAGCTTTCATCAGTTTAACATTTATTCCGTGAAAGGCATTGGCGGCAAATTCCAAATCGGAAAGGCGTTGAACCGATTCATCTCCAAAAATTGGGATTGGGCTGATGGATTTCAATTTAGAACTTTCTTCCAGCCATTCTTTTGGGAAAGGTTGTTCTGCCAGTATAACATTTTGAGTAGCTAGCCATTCCAATTCAGTTTGAGCCTGATCAAGGTTACTCCATCCCTGATTAACATCTACACAAATGGGCAATTGGCTTATCTTTCGAATTGCCCGAATCATCTCCCTATCCTGATTACCACCCAATTTTAGTTTAAATCGGAGGAAATCCTTGTTTTGAGAAGCGATTGTTTGAACCAAATCAGGAGGATGAATGCCAATAGTAAACGAAGATGGAATGGTTGGTGATATCAGAATATTAAGGAAATCCATGCAACTCTGTTGATTTTGCTTGGCTTGAAAGTCGTGCCATGCTATATCCATGCAAGCTTTAGCAGCATTATTTCCGCTTTTATGTTGATCCAAGTATAAATGGAACTCCTGAACAGATGTTTCCGGGGAAATAGTTTTCCAAGGAAAAGATTCAATAAATTCAATCACACTTTCCTGGGTTTCCCCTAAATAAGGAGGAAGAGAAGCCTCACCCCAGGCAGTAATTCCATTTAATTCCAGCTTCAAAAAAACGGCGGGTGTTGTAGTACGTCTGTGAATTGCCAGATTAAATGCATGATTTAGCAAGAAAGTATAAGGAAAAGTTTGTATATTCATTAATCGACAAACTTAGGACTTCATTCCCTAAATTTGCGAAACCATTAGATTACTTTATGAAAAACTGTTTGTTGCTTGTACTCCTGTTTTTAATGCCCAAATTGGGAATTAGTACAATCACCAAAACAGATAGCTTATTAAAATTGGTGGATTCCAAGAAAACTAATGGAATTGAAGAATGGAAGATTTTCAATGAATTAGCCTTAAGTTATATTGGAAATAATTATGATTCAGCGAAATACTATGCTCAAATTGGAATTGAAAAAGCAAATAGATTAAAGAACGACACCTTAGTAAACATTTCCTATCAAACCTTGGGAATTTTATATTCGAAAAGTGGGGAGGATCAAACTGCCATTTCCATATTGCATCAGGCCTTAAAGGATCCAAGCAATAAATTAGGAACAAAGCGAAAAGGAGAAATATACAGAAACCTAGGGAATTCATTTTACCACATATCTGTGTTTGATTCCTCCTTGACCTATTACTTCAACTCATTAGCTGAATTCAAAAAAGGAAAACATGAGAAAGAAGCCGCAGGGATATTCAACAACATAGGGAATGTTTATTATTTCAATGATGCAAAAACTGCCTTAAAGTTTTATCAAAAGGCACTTGACTATTATTTGGATGTAGAAGACTATGATGGTCAGGCCAAAGGTTATGGTAACTTAGGGTTGGTTTACAGTCGGCTCCACGACTATAAAAAGGCGGTAAAATTTTCCCAAATTGCTTTAGAAAAAGCCTTGTTAGCAAAGCTTTCTCCCTTGGCTTTATCTGGATACTACGTTAACTTAGGCTATTCGTATGATGAGTTAAAGGAGTATGACAAAGCCATTGAAAATATTTTAATTGGCCTAAAAATAAGAGAAGAACATAAAGAGCTAAAAGGAATAGCAGTGGCCAATTGCATGCTTGGTTCTGCATATTTTGATGCAAAAAAATGGGAGCAAGCCGATAGTGTTTTAACCATTGCTGTTGAGCAAGTTAGGAAAATGAATTTAAGGAGTTATCAATGGGAAGTATTACAAACCTTGTCGATACTCAATTACAGGAAAGGCAAAGAAGCAAAAGGTGATAGTCTAATAAATTTATCCAATTCTATAAGAGATAGTGTTATGTTGGAAGAGAAGCAAATGGCAATGAATGAAATGGAAACTAAATACGAAACGAAGGAAAAAGATGCCAAAATTCAACTTCTAACCCAACAAGGAGAAATTAAGGATTTGTATTTAATAATTGCCATTTCTGCATTTTTATTTTTGGCAACATTAACTCTTTTGATTTTTTTCATTCTAAGAAACAATGCCAAGAAAAACAAGCTATTGGAGGTTCAATACAAGGAAATTTCAAAACAAAAAAAGGAAATAACGGATAGCATTAATTACGCCAGAAAAATACAAACGGCATTATTACCTAAAGAAAGCCAGGTGAAGCAACTAATGCCAAAAAGTTTTGTTTACTATAAGCCAAAAGACATTGTTTCAGGAGATTTTTACTGGATTGAAAAAGTTAGTAATAATGAGATTTTGTTGGCAGCGGTGGATTGCACCGGGCATGGTGTTCCCGGTGCCTTTATGTCGGTAATTGGGATTAATTTACTCAACTCAGCACTTACGGAGCATAACATCACCCATCCTTCCCAAATATTAAATTTTATGAATGAAGGAATAAAAAACGCACTCCAAAAGAGCCAGTCAATAGATAACCTAAAAGACGGGATGGATTTAGCGCTTTGCAAAATCAACTTTGACACTGGGAGAATTCAATTTGCCGGTGCCAACAACCCAATGGTAATTATTCAAGATAGCAAAATAGCCTTAGTTAAGGGTGACAAATTACCTATTGGAGGAGAATTTAACCAAGGAAAACAGTATTCTAACCACGAATTCACTTGTAAGAGCGGTGATCGAATTTATTTATTTACGGATGGTTTTGGGGATCAATTTGGGGGTTCAGAAGGAAAGAAATTCAAGAAACAACGTTTATTAAATTTGATTGAGAGTTTTCAACATCTGGATTTAGACCAACAAATAGAAAAGCTTGATACAGAATTTAATGCCTGGAAAGGAGATCAAGAGCAAGTAGACGATGTTTTGGTCATTGGATTTCAACTTGCTTAGTACAAGCTTAATGTGCCAAATAGATGCTATACATCGAGTAAGGCTAATTCAAAAAGCGAGCATGCAGTCAAATCGAATGAAGTGGAAATATCCTCAAAAAAAATAGAATCGGAATTAAATACCCATAGGATTTTAGAGGATATTTTGAAATTGTCAGAATTCCTGTACTTTTGCCCCTGAAAATGAGGATACAGGTACTTAAATCCAAAATACACCGGGTAAAGGTAACAGAAGCCGACCTGGATTATATTGGCAGTGTGACCATTGATGAGAACTTAATGGATGCCGCCAATTTGATTGAGAATGAACAAGTTCACGTGTTAAATTATCGAAATGGTGAACGATTTATAACCTATGTAATTAAAGGAGAACGGGGGTCAGGAGTAATTTGCCTGAATGGACCGGCTGCTCTAAAAGTTTCGTTAGGAGATAATGTTATAATCCTTTCCTATGCCGAAATGGAATGGGAAGAAGCAAAGCTATTTAAGCCTTCGGTAATTTTTCCTGACACGGCTACCAATAGCCTAAAAGACTAATTTTGAATTCGAAAGCCCTTTCCATTCTTAAATACATTGGCCTTTTAGGAATTGGAGTTGGGTTGGTATTTCTTGCTTTTCGAGGAATAAATTTTCAGGAGATTTATTTTAGCATCTCCAATGCCGAATACATTTGGCTGTTGCCATCTTTTTTCTTTTCTATTATTGCTCATTACTCCAGGGCGGTACGATGGAATATCCTGATTGAATCACTAGGATATAAAACTTCCACATCAAATTCCTTCTATGCAGTTTGCATAGGTTATTTAGCCAATACGGCAGTACCTAGGCTAGGAGAAGTTACCAGGTGTTCTGTTTTGAATAAAACCCAAAAGGCTCCAATGGATAAACTAATTGGAACGGTAGTTTTGGAAAGAGTAATTGATGTTGTTATTGTATTTATCCTTTTATTTTCTCTGGTTGGTTTAGAGTACGATGTATTTGGAACATTTTTCTTAGAGTTATTAGGGAGTAAATTTGGCTTTTTGAAGAATATTTGGTTATCCGTTTCCATAGGTTTAATTGCAGGAGGGTTATTGACTTTTTTCTTCTTTAAAAAATGGGGATCTAGAATTCGAAGCTTACCTTTTTTGGGTAAACTATTTGTATTTATTGAAGGGATTTGGAATGGGTTATTAAGCATTAGGACCATCAACAGGCCTTATTTATTCATTTTTCATTCCTTTTTTGTTTGGGGAATGTACTTACTTTCAACCATGGCTGCTTTTCGATGTCTACAACCTACTTACAACCTTGACTTTGGAGAAGGGTTAGCAGTAATTGTAGCCGGAGGGTTTGGAATGGCAGCGCCTACACCGGGAGGAATTGGATCTTATCATTTGTTGGTAAGCGAAGTATTGACCATTTTTGGCATTTCAAAGGCAGATGGCTTGGCTGCAGCAACCTTAAACCACCTGAGTCAAACCATTTTTATCATTCTTTTAGGAGCGATTTCCTTTTTAATGCTCTTTCTTCAACGAACAAAAAATGATTGATTATTCAAAACATATTGAAGGCAAAATTCTGACTTGGGAACAACTTAAAAAGCAGTTGGAACAATGGAATTTTAAGGACCAATCAGTTGTTTTCACCAATGGTTGTTTTGATATTATTCATCAGGGACATATTGATTATTTGGCACATGCAGCCAGTTTAGGACATCAACTTGTCATTGGACTCAACAGCGATCAATCAGTAAAGCGACTAAAAGGAGTCAATAGACCCATCAATTCAGAATATTCAAGAGCAAAAGTTTTGGCATCTTTCATTTTCACTTCTGCTGTTGTTATTTTTGATGAAGATACGCCATTGGAATTAATAAATCTGGTTAAACCTGCCAAATTGGTTAAAGGTGGAGATTATTCCTTAGAGCAAGTCGTTGGAAAAGAATTTGCAGCCGAGACCATATTACTTCCATTTACACCTGGTTTTTCGACTACCTCAACCTTAGAAAAGGCAAAAAACAAATAGGGAATCGAATATTTTCAAAGGTTTTGGCTATTTATTTGAATTGAAATGTAGGAATTTCTTTCTTTTTTCGCTTAATTTGCCGTATGAAAAACCCCTTTAAAGGACTGATTGTATTTTGTTTCATTCCTTTGGTAGTCCATGCCCAAGACCCTTTTGAGATTGATCGTTCCAAACTAGACACTAGCAAACGAAACATAAAACGAATTGTCAATTTAAGTGTTTACTATATCGAACAACTCAAAAAAAAGGAACTACCTACCTCTGAATTTGATGCTGCCAGAGAATATTTATTCAAGGCAGAAATGGAATTAAAGGAAATTGACAAAATCAGAATTAACAATGCCAAGTACAAGCTTGATAAGGCTTTCTTAATTGAGGCTAAAAAAGAAAGAGATGCCAAATTAACCGAGTTGGCAACCACCCCTTTGAGTTATTTTTCATCGGAAGAGAAATCAATTTCAATTGGAGGATTTGTTGGAATTACCGGGGGAAAATACACCCAACCTGCTGGTATTTTAGGGGAATATCACTTAAGCAAGAACTGGTCGGCAGGAGCTTGGTTAGGATATTTTATGGAACAGCAACAAATTAAAAATTCATTTGAGACGAAGCCAACCTATTACAGTGTTGGAGAAAAAAACTACAAATTTAATTACATCAGTTTTGGAGCCCAGGGTAAATATAGGTTTTTCAACCCGGTTCATCCATTTTTAGGACTACCTGTTAAACATTTCCACCTTTTTGTTACTGCCGCTTTGGGATATAATTTATCCATCAATCGGGTTGCATTACAAAACGAATCGTATTTACAAAACAACCCTAGTAGAAATGGCCTGGCTTATGGAGTATGGCCTGGAATTCATTACCAAATGGATGACAATTTAGGAATGGATTTGGAAGCCGGATTTAGCAATATAGGATATGTTCGATTTGGAATAAATTGGAGAATCTTCACCCAACAAGAGAAGGAAATTATTCCAAGCACCAGAAACACCAGCTTTATTAAATAACCCTTTGAATTTCAGAAAATTAATCCATAATTGCATTGAAAAATTTCTTAAAATACAGCTATAAAACAGGTGGGCTAGTTACCCTGCTTTTGTCTTTTTCCACTTTAATTTTTGCTCAGGCCCCAACAGCTAATTTTACGATCGGCACTACAGAAGGATGTGCAACTTTGGTTGTTCAATTAAACAATACAAGTACCGGAGGTCCTTTCTCTAACGTTAGCTGGGATTTTGGCAATGGGAATACCTTAAGTGGAAATCCGGCATTAAATCCTGTTCTTAACAATCCTACCATCACCTATCCAACTGCAGGTACTTATACAGTGAGTTTAACAGTAACCAATGGATCAGGAACGGATACTGAAATTCAAACCTCTGCCATAACTGTTTTTGGCAGACCTACAGCGAACTTTTCGGCTAGCAGCACCTCAGGTTGTGCATCATTCACGCCTGATTTTACTGATTTATCTACAATTGGTGGTAGCGGTTCCCCGATTGTTTCTTGGACCTGGAACTTTGGAAATGGCCAATTTGGAACAGGTTCCAATCCGACTAATCCAACCTATAACCAATCTGGGGTTTATACTGTTAGCCTAAATGTTACTGATGCAAATGGATGTGAAAACACCCTAACACTAAGTAATTACATTACAATCACCGGACCTAATGCCTCCTTTTCAGCAACTCCAACTTCTAGTTGTACCCCTCCACTAACCGTTAATTTTACAAACAATAGCACCCCGGCAGGAAATTTAACTTATGCCTGGGATTTTGGAAATGGAAACACCAGTACAAGTGCCACACCTCCATCCCAAACTTATACGAATTCCCAGAATTATACCGTTTCTTTAATTGTTACAGATAATTTAGGATGTACAGATTCAGCGGGTCAGATAATAACCTTGCAGCCATATCAAGCAGAATTTCTCTTCCCCACCAGTGGATGTATCCCTTTTCAAGCCGCATTTAGCAATGCTAGCGATCCAGGCACCAACAGCTTTCAATGGAATTTTGGAGATCCCGGATCCGGAAATCAGAACCAATCCTTTTCACAAAACCCTTCCCATATTTTCAATACACCTGGGGTTTATACCGTTCGTTTAATTGGAAGAAACCTTCAAAACTGTACCGATACAGTCACCCACCAGGTAACGGTTTACGATCTTCCACAAATTAATGCTAGTCCTGCCGATAGCTTTGGCTGTTCTTTACCTTTTACCACAACCTTCCAAGACCAAACCAATGGTGCTACTACTTGGAATTGGTCATTTTATGATTCTGATGATCAATTATTGGGTGTTGGGAATACCCAGAATGCACCATTTACTTTTACCGAGGAAGACACTTATTATTTTATCCTTTCCGTTGTAGATAATCATGGTTGTAGCGAAACAGACACCATACCGAACGCTGTTCGAATTCTGCTGCCGGAAGCACATTTTACCACTGATACCCAAGGAGGTTGTTTCCCTCTTCCTGTAAATTTCACTGATTCTTCAACCTTTACTCCTGCAGCCAACAGTTGGTCGTGGAATTTTGGCGATGGAAGTTCAGGTAATGGCCCAATTACTTCCCATGTCTATCCTGACACCGGAATTTTTGATGTAATTCTAACTGTTACTAATTCACTTGGATGTACTGATACAACGCTCGTTCAAATAAAAGTAGGACAAAAACCTACTGCTATTTTTTCCTATAACCCGGATAGTGTTTGTTTTAGGACCCAAATTCATTTTACAGATGAAAGTACCGGTCCAATATCTGATTGGCAATGGAGTTTTGGATCTAATCAACAAAATCCAACAACTACCCTTCCGGATACAGGCTATAACGATGTTACTTTAACCATTAATCATAACCTCTGTTATGACGACACTACCGTTACTAATGCCATTTATTACATTCCTCCAAAAGCAATTATCGCTCTTCCGGATTCCGTATTTTGTAAGGAAGAACATCCTGTTTTTGTGCAACCCAGAGATTCTTCCCAATTAAGGGGACCAGGCATATTTCATTGGGATTTCGGATTTTCCGGTGTTGACAATGACACATCAAACCTTCAAAATCCGGCTGGAATGACCTATACTGATCCGGGAGAATATACCATTCAATTAATTGTGAAAGATACTGAAACAGGTTGTGTGGATACGGCAAGCAAAAAGGTAATACTCGACAAATTTGAGGTACTTCCTACTGTTATCACCTCTACCGGTTGCCAACCCTTTAATGCCCAATTTATTGGATTATTTAATGATGTAATTATTACCTCTGTTCAGGGATATGTTTGGAACTTTGGAGATTCCCCCTTTTCATTTCCTACAACGGATGCAAACCTAAGCCACATGTATACCAGCAGTGGTACATTTACAGCCCAGGTTACTGCTATAAACTCCTTTGGGTGTAGTGACCAGGCAACCGTAGATGTAACTGTAAGCCAGCGACCTGTTGCACAAATTTCTTCTTCAACTGCCTTAGTTTGTGCACCAGGACAAGGAATTTTCAATGATGCATCAACTGCCGGACCAGGTCAGACTATTACTTCATGGCATTGGAGAAACAGACAAAATATTCAAGGATCAAATTCAACATTTACCACCAATTATGCCTTTGTTTACCAAGATACCATTTCCTTGTATGTAACAGATGGTGCAGGATGTAACTCTGATACAGTTTTCTTCCCTGTTCAGGTTTCTAGGGCAACTGCAGCATTTGTTGCTCCTCCACAAGTTTGTAATAATTCCGCCTTTGTTTGCAACTCCACCCAATCCGGTGGTCCCGGCCCAATTCAATACACTTGGGATTTTGGAGATGGCACAACTGAAAACATTCCAAACCCTTCCCATTCCTACCAAGTTAACACAACCACCACCTTTCCAATTGAATTAATTGTTACTGATAACTTTGGATGCAAGGATACGGTAGTGAACAATGTGATGGTTTCAAGTCCACAGGCAGATTTTTCGGCTGGATTAACCGTTAGTCAATGCCCGCCATTTTTTGCTGAAATTTTTAATAATGCCAGCTCAGATGCTGTTCAAATTACCTATTTATGGGATGACGGAACTAACCCCACATTACAAAATGGAATTGATATTTCTGATACCGTTTCCCATGTATTCTCTACACCCGGTGTATACACGGTAACTCAAATTGTTACTACCCAAGCCGGCTGTAGAGATACACTTATTCTACCTGATTTAATAAAAGTAGGTGGACCAGCCGCCAGCTTTTCATTTTCTCCTACCAATAGTGATTGTGCTCCAGTAACGGTAACTTTTACAACCAATGGAGTAGCCAATGTTGAGCAATTTTATTGGGTATTTGGTGATGGTAGTATTGATACTACATCCGGGCCTTCAGTTACCCACACCTATAACATTGCAGGAGATTTTGCCCCTGTTGTAATTATTCGGGATTCGCTTGATTTAAATGCCGGCGATACCGTATATTGTTCAGTAACTGTCTTAGGAGACATTTTATCTATTCGAGGTCCGATCCTTAGTTTTGAGGCCGATTCAACTAAATTGTGTGGACCATACGGGGTTACCTTTACTAATAATACCAGCATTCCAACCGGAATTAATGTTACTTCATGGCTTTGGAATTTTGGAGATGGAAGCACTTCTTCCGATGCCAACCCTGGCACTCACCAATATACAACTGCAGGTAACTATACCGTTACCCTAACTGCTACTACCTCCGGAGGTTGTGTATATTCTTTACCAATTCCCAATTTTATTGAATTCTTCCAAGGTCCACCGCTTTCGTTTCCAAGCATTAACCTGAGCCAATGTCCTGACGCATGCATTGATCTTAATGTAAATTTTGCAGGTCTGCCATTGGGGGTAACCAATTACGAATGGAATTTAATTGACACTACTATTCCGAACCAACCAAGTGTAAGCTGGTGTTATACCAAAACCGGACTCTATGAACCAACACTGATGGTAGATTTTAGCAATGGTTGTTCTTTCAATTACAATACCAATGCCATTGTCAATGTTTGGAATACACCAATTGCATCGTTTACCTCCTTCCCCATTTTAGCAGGAAATAAAATTAAAGCGATGGAATTCACCAACACAACCCTTAATTCCGATAGCATAGTTTGGAATTTTGGGGATGGAAGTCCTTCTGAATTTACTGAAACTGTTACTCATGCCTTCAATGATACCGGTTGGTACGATGTTCAATTGATTGCATTTTCGGATAGTGGTTGTGCCGATACCGCTGTTTTCAAACTTCATGTCGAAGAATCTATTCAAGTTCCCAACGTTTTTACACCCAACGGTGACGGATTTAACGACCAATTTCAATTTAATATTCCTGGAGATACAGAGTGCCTTACCTTGGATGTTTACGACAGATGGGGTAAACTAAAATTCCATACCGATAAATTTAACAACGATTGGAACGGTACAGACCAGAAAGGAAACAAACTCAATCCGGATACCTACTTTTATATTCTGAATTTTTGCCGCAGATTTACCATTAACGGCTTCGTTATGATTATTTACGAAAATTAATTGGACAGTTGTTAGAAACTTAGGCAATCTATTGCTACAATTTTGGTTGGGCGATGTACTTTTGTGGTGTAAGATTTTACCATGCCATTAAAGTTACATCGCCCAATTGCATTCTTTGACCTGGAAACCACTGGAACGAGTGTTGGTTCAGACCGAATTGTTGAAATTTCCATTTTGAAAATATTTCCGAATGGTAACCAAGAAAGCAAAACCATGCGCATTAATCCTGAAATGCCAATCCCTCCGGGCTCGAGTGCAATTCATGGCATTTACGATGCCGATGTAAAGGATAGTCCAACCTTTAAAGAGGTGGCAGGCAACTTGTTGAATTTTTTGGACAACTGTGATTTTGCAGGTTACAACTCCAACAGTTTCGATATCCCATTGCTAACCGAGGAATTTATGCGTGTTGGTATGGATTTCGACCCAAAAACCCGTCGATTTGTAGATGTGCAAAATATCTTTCATAAAAAGGAACAGCGCACCTTATCTGCCGCTTATAAATTTTATTGCGATAAAGATTTAACCAATGCCCACTCTGCAGAAGCCGATATTATGGCAACGTGGGAAGTATTAGAAGCTCAATTGGCTAAATACACCGATTTGCAGCAAGATGTAGCCTGGCTTGCAGAATACTCTCAAAAGCACAAATCGGCCGACCTGATGGGAAGAATCATTTACAACGAAAAAGGTGAAGAAATTTTTAACTTCGGAAAGCACAAAGGCAAAACAGTTGAAAGTGTATTGAAATCAGAACCCAGTTACTACGATTGGATGATGCAAGGCGACTTTCCGCAATATACCAAACGTGTACTGACATCCATTCGACTACGAGGTTTAGGAAAATAATACCATGAAAATTATCTGCATAGGTCGAAATTATGTAGACCATATTAAGGAACTAAACAACACCATTCCGGATGAACCCGTTTTATTTCTTAAACCTGAAACGGCAATATTAAATCCAAGACTTCCCTTTTTCATTCCATCTTGGAGTAATGATATTCAATATGAAGCTGAGCTGGTACTTCGCATTTGCAAACCGGGCAAAAACATAGAAGCAGCTTTCGCGCACCGTTATTTTGATCAAATTACGGTGGGTATTGACTTTACTGCCCGAGATTTACAAT
The sequence above is drawn from the Bacteroidia bacterium genome and encodes:
- a CDS encoding dipeptide epimerase; protein product: MNIQTFPYTFLLNHAFNLAIHRRTTTPAVFLKLELNGITAWGEASLPPYLGETQESVIEFIESFPWKTISPETSVQEFHLYLDQHKSGNNAAKACMDIAWHDFQAKQNQQSCMDFLNILISPTIPSSFTIGIHPPDLVQTIASQNKDFLRFKLKLGGNQDREMIRAIRKISQLPICVDVNQGWSNLDQAQTELEWLATQNVILAEQPFPKEWLEESSKLKSISPIPIFGDESVQRLSDLEFAANAFHGINVKLMKATGILEAKLMIEMAKSLNLKVLLGSMTESSLATQAANCLSPLVDFVDLDGPWLINNNPCPIPSIDHGIIQPSKGWGFGVEPILNKES
- a CDS encoding SpoIIE family protein phosphatase — its product is MKNCLLLVLLFLMPKLGISTITKTDSLLKLVDSKKTNGIEEWKIFNELALSYIGNNYDSAKYYAQIGIEKANRLKNDTLVNISYQTLGILYSKSGEDQTAISILHQALKDPSNKLGTKRKGEIYRNLGNSFYHISVFDSSLTYYFNSLAEFKKGKHEKEAAGIFNNIGNVYYFNDAKTALKFYQKALDYYLDVEDYDGQAKGYGNLGLVYSRLHDYKKAVKFSQIALEKALLAKLSPLALSGYYVNLGYSYDELKEYDKAIENILIGLKIREEHKELKGIAVANCMLGSAYFDAKKWEQADSVLTIAVEQVRKMNLRSYQWEVLQTLSILNYRKGKEAKGDSLINLSNSIRDSVMLEEKQMAMNEMETKYETKEKDAKIQLLTQQGEIKDLYLIIAISAFLFLATLTLLIFFILRNNAKKNKLLEVQYKEISKQKKEITDSINYARKIQTALLPKESQVKQLMPKSFVYYKPKDIVSGDFYWIEKVSNNEILLAAVDCTGHGVPGAFMSVIGINLLNSALTEHNITHPSQILNFMNEGIKNALQKSQSIDNLKDGMDLALCKINFDTGRIQFAGANNPMVIIQDSKIALVKGDKLPIGGEFNQGKQYSNHEFTCKSGDRIYLFTDGFGDQFGGSEGKKFKKQRLLNLIESFQHLDLDQQIEKLDTEFNAWKGDQEQVDDVLVIGFQLA
- a CDS encoding aspartate 1-decarboxylase; the protein is MRIQVLKSKIHRVKVTEADLDYIGSVTIDENLMDAANLIENEQVHVLNYRNGERFITYVIKGERGSGVICLNGPAALKVSLGDNVIILSYAEMEWEEAKLFKPSVIFPDTATNSLKD
- a CDS encoding flippase-like domain-containing protein — encoded protein: MNSKALSILKYIGLLGIGVGLVFLAFRGINFQEIYFSISNAEYIWLLPSFFFSIIAHYSRAVRWNILIESLGYKTSTSNSFYAVCIGYLANTAVPRLGEVTRCSVLNKTQKAPMDKLIGTVVLERVIDVVIVFILLFSLVGLEYDVFGTFFLELLGSKFGFLKNIWLSVSIGLIAGGLLTFFFFKKWGSRIRSLPFLGKLFVFIEGIWNGLLSIRTINRPYLFIFHSFFVWGMYLLSTMAAFRCLQPTYNLDFGEGLAVIVAGGFGMAAPTPGGIGSYHLLVSEVLTIFGISKADGLAAATLNHLSQTIFIILLGAISFLMLFLQRTKND
- a CDS encoding adenylyltransferase/cytidyltransferase family protein gives rise to the protein MIDYSKHIEGKILTWEQLKKQLEQWNFKDQSVVFTNGCFDIIHQGHIDYLAHAASLGHQLVIGLNSDQSVKRLKGVNRPINSEYSRAKVLASFIFTSAVVIFDEDTPLELINLVKPAKLVKGGDYSLEQVVGKEFAAETILLPFTPGFSTTSTLEKAKNK
- a CDS encoding porin family protein, producing MKNPFKGLIVFCFIPLVVHAQDPFEIDRSKLDTSKRNIKRIVNLSVYYIEQLKKKELPTSEFDAAREYLFKAEMELKEIDKIRINNAKYKLDKAFLIEAKKERDAKLTELATTPLSYFSSEEKSISIGGFVGITGGKYTQPAGILGEYHLSKNWSAGAWLGYFMEQQQIKNSFETKPTYYSVGEKNYKFNYISFGAQGKYRFFNPVHPFLGLPVKHFHLFVTAALGYNLSINRVALQNESYLQNNPSRNGLAYGVWPGIHYQMDDNLGMDLEAGFSNIGYVRFGINWRIFTQQEKEIIPSTRNTSFIK
- a CDS encoding PKD domain-containing protein codes for the protein MKNFLKYSYKTGGLVTLLLSFSTLIFAQAPTANFTIGTTEGCATLVVQLNNTSTGGPFSNVSWDFGNGNTLSGNPALNPVLNNPTITYPTAGTYTVSLTVTNGSGTDTEIQTSAITVFGRPTANFSASSTSGCASFTPDFTDLSTIGGSGSPIVSWTWNFGNGQFGTGSNPTNPTYNQSGVYTVSLNVTDANGCENTLTLSNYITITGPNASFSATPTSSCTPPLTVNFTNNSTPAGNLTYAWDFGNGNTSTSATPPSQTYTNSQNYTVSLIVTDNLGCTDSAGQIITLQPYQAEFLFPTSGCIPFQAAFSNASDPGTNSFQWNFGDPGSGNQNQSFSQNPSHIFNTPGVYTVRLIGRNLQNCTDTVTHQVTVYDLPQINASPADSFGCSLPFTTTFQDQTNGATTWNWSFYDSDDQLLGVGNTQNAPFTFTEEDTYYFILSVVDNHGCSETDTIPNAVRILLPEAHFTTDTQGGCFPLPVNFTDSSTFTPAANSWSWNFGDGSSGNGPITSHVYPDTGIFDVILTVTNSLGCTDTTLVQIKVGQKPTAIFSYNPDSVCFRTQIHFTDESTGPISDWQWSFGSNQQNPTTTLPDTGYNDVTLTINHNLCYDDTTVTNAIYYIPPKAIIALPDSVFCKEEHPVFVQPRDSSQLRGPGIFHWDFGFSGVDNDTSNLQNPAGMTYTDPGEYTIQLIVKDTETGCVDTASKKVILDKFEVLPTVITSTGCQPFNAQFIGLFNDVIITSVQGYVWNFGDSPFSFPTTDANLSHMYTSSGTFTAQVTAINSFGCSDQATVDVTVSQRPVAQISSSTALVCAPGQGIFNDASTAGPGQTITSWHWRNRQNIQGSNSTFTTNYAFVYQDTISLYVTDGAGCNSDTVFFPVQVSRATAAFVAPPQVCNNSAFVCNSTQSGGPGPIQYTWDFGDGTTENIPNPSHSYQVNTTTTFPIELIVTDNFGCKDTVVNNVMVSSPQADFSAGLTVSQCPPFFAEIFNNASSDAVQITYLWDDGTNPTLQNGIDISDTVSHVFSTPGVYTVTQIVTTQAGCRDTLILPDLIKVGGPAASFSFSPTNSDCAPVTVTFTTNGVANVEQFYWVFGDGSIDTTSGPSVTHTYNIAGDFAPVVIIRDSLDLNAGDTVYCSVTVLGDILSIRGPILSFEADSTKLCGPYGVTFTNNTSIPTGINVTSWLWNFGDGSTSSDANPGTHQYTTAGNYTVTLTATTSGGCVYSLPIPNFIEFFQGPPLSFPSINLSQCPDACIDLNVNFAGLPLGVTNYEWNLIDTTIPNQPSVSWCYTKTGLYEPTLMVDFSNGCSFNYNTNAIVNVWNTPIASFTSFPILAGNKIKAMEFTNTTLNSDSIVWNFGDGSPSEFTETVTHAFNDTGWYDVQLIAFSDSGCADTAVFKLHVEESIQVPNVFTPNGDGFNDQFQFNIPGDTECLTLDVYDRWGKLKFHTDKFNNDWNGTDQKGNKLNPDTYFYILNFCRRFTINGFVMIIYEN